The DNA window CGTGATGGCCATCCGCATGCAGCCGGTCAAATCGGTGTTCTCGCGCATGCCGCGTCTCGTCCGTGACGTAGGACACAAGACAGGCAAGGACGTTCGGCTCGAGATGGCCGGCGAGCAAACCGAAGTCGACAAGACGGTGATCGAGGAACTGGCCGATCCGCTCACCCATATGATCCGTAACGCAGTCGACCACGGAATAGAGGACGCGGCGACGCGTCTTGCGGCCGGCAAACCCGCTGAGGGCGTCATTCGCCTGTCGGCCCAGCATGCCGGCTCCAACATCCTTATCCATGTTGAAGACGACGGGGCCGGTTTTGACCGTGACCGCCTCCTCGCCAAGGCCATCGAGAAGGGGATCGTACCGGCTGGCCTTAAGCTCTCCGGGGAGGAAATCGACGAACTGATCTTCGCACCGGGCTTCTCGACGGCCGCCGCCGTAACCGACGTGTCGGGCCGTGGCGTCGGCATGGATGTTGTTCGGCGCAACGTGCTGGCACTCGGTGGTCGCGTACAAGTCACATCGACGCCAGGCAAAGGCACGCGGTTCACGCTGGTGATCCCGCTGACGCTCGCCGTCCTCGACGGCATGGTGGTGGCGGTCGGCTGGGAAAAATACATCCTGCCGCTCACCTCGATCATCGAGTCCTTCCGCCCAGGGCGCGGCCAGATCCGCTTCATTCCCGGCGGCGGAGAGGTCGTGTCCATTCGAGGTGAATTCGTCCGCCTGATCCATCTCGCCCGTGTGTTCGGTGTCACGGAGGCCATCGCCGATCCGTGCCAGGGCCTCGTCGTGCTGATCGAACTTGCCAACGGCAGCAAGCTCGGCATCGTCGTTGACGAACTGCTTGGCCAGCAGCAGGTGGTGATCAAGTCGCTACAGGACAATTACGATCCGGTTCCGGGCATTTCCGGCGCCACCATTCTCGGCAATGGCCGCGTCGCGCTCATTGTCGACATCGAAGAACTCACACGCCTACACGACCGGAATGCCCGCACCGCCGACACGGCGCGGCCGATCGCTGCAAGCGCCTGACCTGACGGAGCTCACTCCATGGCAGAACCGCAAGACCTTTCCAGCACCGGCCTCGACGCCACCACCGCGCAGACTCGGCAGTTCGTTTCCTTCCGCGTCGGTGACGACGAATTCGCAATCGACATCATGGCGGTCCGCGAGATCAAGGGCTGGACCGAGACGACCGTCCTGCCGAATCAGCAGGACTACATGCTCGGCGTGCTTAACCTCCGCGGCACCATCGTCCCGATTTTCGACCTGCGTTGCCGCTTCCGCCTCGGCCTCACCACGACGACAAGCAGCCACGTCGTGATCATCGTTGCGATCGGCGGCCGCCTTCTCGGCCTTCTGGTCGACGCCGTCTCCGACATTCTGACCATCAACGTCGCCGATATCCGACCGGTGCCCGACGTCGATCAGCCGATCGACAATGCCTTCCTCGCCGGAATCATCCCTGTTGGCGACAGCATGGTCGTCCTCCTCAGCCTCGAAAACCTCTTTGCCAATCATGGCCCGGCGAACGACGCCGTCGCCGCCTGAGCGGCCCCTCCAGGAACTGACATCATGTCACTCACCTCGCTGAAACTTCGTACCAAGATCGGCCTGATCGTCGCGCTCATGAGCCTGCCGATCGTCATCCTCGGCTGGCTCTACGTCAGCAAGAGCGAGGAGGGCGTGGCCACGGCTCACAAGGAGGCCGGCGGCGTCGCCTATTCGGTCGCCGTTTGGGAAACCATCCGCGGCCTCGCCGTCTCCGCCCTCGACGATACGGCGACGCCGGCCACCGTACTTCCCACCATTCCCGACCTCGCCGGCCTCGGCCGCGAACACGATGCCGACTTCGGCACGACCCAAGCGGCGAAAGCTTTCAGCGATGTTCTGACAAGTTACGATTGGCCGCGCAGTCACGTGCCGTTCGACGCACGGTTGACCCAGTCGGTCAACGCCGGGCTCGGACTGATGGCCGCCATTTCCGATGGCGCCGGCATCGCCGTCGACACCGAGGTAGACCACAATTATCTCGGCCAGGCGCTGATGAGCCGCATTCCGCGCGTTCTTTGGTATCGCGTCGCAATCACCGGCAAGATCCGTGAAATGTCACGGGCGGCCTCCGTATCGGTAGCGGATCTGGGATTGCTGAAGTCGCAGATCGCCTTGTTCCAGGAAGCATCGGGCGGAGCCCTTGATGTGCTCCAGGTCGCGAAGGCGCACAGCACCGATGGTCGTATCGATGCTCTCAGTGCCCAGATTTCCGCTTTTGCCGACGCCGTTCCTCGTTTGGTGGGAGAAGCGGAGGCCGTTACCACCGCCTTCGAGACGGCTGCCTCGCCACAAAGCGTGGACATCACCCGCTTTATGGAGGCAACCAAGGCACAGTCGCAGGCGAGCCAGGCTCTCTGGCACGGTGGCGCCGACACTCTTGTCACCATGCTCGCAGATCACGCGTCTGGCTTGCGCAGTGCGCTGTTCACAACGCTTGGCGTCGTACTCCTGGCCATGGCCATCGCGCTCGCCGCCAGCATCTTCTTCTCCCTGCAGATCACGCGCGGCGTGGGCCGAATGATCAACTACATGCGGCGGATCACCGAGGGCGATTATGAGTTCGAGGTCGACGGCACCGACAGGCAGGATGAAATAGGCACCATCGCCGGTGCTGTTTCCATCTTCCAGAAAAACGGCAAACAGATTGCCGAGCTAACCGCCAACTACAAGGGACAGGCTGACGCTATCCGTTTGTCGCAGTCGGTACTGGAACTGGCGCTCGATGGGACCGTAACCGACGCCAACGACATCTTCTGCAAGATCTTCGGCTATACGATCGACGAAATACGCGGCAAGCCAGCCGCGATGTTTGCCGACGCCGCTTCGCGTGAAAGTGCCGAATACAAACTGATGTGGGATGGGTTGCAGCGTGGAGAGCACGTGGCAGGCCAATACAAACGCATTGGCAAGGGCGGCCGTGAGGTATGGCTCGAAGTATCGTTCAATCCCATCATCGGCCTTGACGGCAAGCCGTTCAAGATCGTGCAGATTGCCACCGATATTACAGCCCGGCGCCTGCAGTCCGCCGACTTCGAAGGACAGATCTCGGCCATCTCCAAGGCGCAGGCCGTGATCGAATTTTCCCTTGACGGCAAGGTGGTCGACGCCAACGAGAACTTCCTCAACACGCTCGGCTACACGCTGGCCGAGATCAAAGGCCAGCATCATTCGATCTTCGTGGATCCGACCTATCGCGCATCGGTCGACTATCGCATGTTCTGGGAGAAGCTCGGCCGTGGCGAGTATGACGCCAATCAGTACAAGCGCATCGGCAAGGGCGGCCGGGAGGTCTGGATCCAGGCTTCCTACAACCCAATTCTCGACATGAACGGCAAGCCCTTCAAGGTGGTGAAATACGCCACCGACATTACCGAGCAGGTGCGGTCCGCCGACGCCCTCCAGGCAGCCGTGCGCGAATCCAAGGAAGTGATCGAGGCGGCGCGCGGCAACGACCTCACCCGTCGTGTGCCCCTCGAAGGCAAGACTGGTGAAATTGCCAACCTCTGCGAGGGCATCAACACGCTGCTCGACACCATGTCGACCGTCGTCGCCGATATGATGGAGGCCGCGACCACCATTTCCAACGCCGTCGCCGAGATATCGTCGGGGACCACCGACCTCTCGCAGCGGACCGAGCAGCAGGCCTCGAACCTTGAGGAAACCGCTGCTTCGATGGAAGAAATGGCAGCGACGGTCAAGCAAAACGCCGACAATGCCCAGCAGGCCAATCAGCTCGCAGCTTCGGCTCGCAGTACGGCGACCGACGGTGGCGAGGTGGTCGGCAAGGCGGTCGGCGCCATGAGCCGCATCGAGACCTCTTCGCAGAAGATTTCCGACATCATTTCGGTGATCGACGAAATCGCCTTCCAGACCAATCTGCTGGCCCTCAACGCGGCTGTCGAAGCGGCGCGGGCCGGAGACGCCGGCAAGGGGTTTGCCGTGGTTGCTTCTGAAGTACGCTCCCTCGCTCAGCGTTCGTCGGGTGCAGCCAAGGATATCAAGGCGCTGATCGTCGAGAGCGGCGCCCAGGTCAAGGACGGCGTCAAGCTGGTCAACGATGCCGGCACGGCGCTGACCGATATTGTCGGCTCGATCAAGAAGGTGGCCGACATCGTCTCCGATATCGCCGCGGCCAGCCGCGAACAGTCGGCCGGCGTCGAGGAGATCAACAAGGCCGTCACCCAGATGGACGAGATGACCCAGCAGAACTCGGCGCTGGTCGAGGAAAACGCTTCGGCGACGCGCATGCTGCAGGAGCAGGCCGAGGCGATGCATGGTCGCATGTCGGCCTTCCGGCTCGACGATACTGCCCAGCCCGTCCGGGCGGCCGTAGCCGGTGACCGGCGCGACACCCGCCCCGCTGGCAAGACAGCGCCTCGCCCGGCTCAGCCCAAGAAGGTGGCAGCGGCTGGTGGCCGTAACGCCCAGCGTCTGCAGTCCGACCTGCACGCCGCTTTCGAAAGCGACGCCGACTGGAAGGAATTCTGAGCGCGATGAAAAAAACGAGCCGCGGCGATCTCGCCGCGGCCCAGTCTCCCGGAGTAGCCAT is part of the Pleomorphomonas sp. PLEO genome and encodes:
- a CDS encoding chemotaxis protein CheA, whose translation is MSTPTFGSDELAQFRRTFFEECTELLADLEERLGALVAFSSDVESLNAIFRAVHSVKAGAGAFGYTVLVGFAHRFEALLDRLRDGKAELDERTLVSLVAAADVFSALIDLARQGEMPADDFGADVAEELSALLDGETPIHSAAKAVESTAEEAPPAAEKTYKIVFRPNAELFRHANEPLYLIRELKTLGTLTVDCDLTRLPSFEAFNVDDAYLGWTMTLHADCSPAAIAEVFEFVDDECELTIEEAPTVSIKPDESAPIVAAPATPIPAVAPSPIGNKPESKTGSISSIRVDLFRVDRLVNMVGELVIAQAMLAQQFTESRDNDDPAAHQGFEHLAGLTRELQECVMAIRMQPVKSVFSRMPRLVRDVGHKTGKDVRLEMAGEQTEVDKTVIEELADPLTHMIRNAVDHGIEDAATRLAAGKPAEGVIRLSAQHAGSNILIHVEDDGAGFDRDRLLAKAIEKGIVPAGLKLSGEEIDELIFAPGFSTAAAVTDVSGRGVGMDVVRRNVLALGGRVQVTSTPGKGTRFTLVIPLTLAVLDGMVVAVGWEKYILPLTSIIESFRPGRGQIRFIPGGGEVVSIRGEFVRLIHLARVFGVTEAIADPCQGLVVLIELANGSKLGIVVDELLGQQQVVIKSLQDNYDPVPGISGATILGNGRVALIVDIEELTRLHDRNARTADTARPIAASA
- a CDS encoding chemotaxis protein CheW, whose protein sequence is MAEPQDLSSTGLDATTAQTRQFVSFRVGDDEFAIDIMAVREIKGWTETTVLPNQQDYMLGVLNLRGTIVPIFDLRCRFRLGLTTTTSSHVVIIVAIGGRLLGLLVDAVSDILTINVADIRPVPDVDQPIDNAFLAGIIPVGDSMVVLLSLENLFANHGPANDAVAA
- a CDS encoding methyl-accepting chemotaxis protein; this encodes MSLTSLKLRTKIGLIVALMSLPIVILGWLYVSKSEEGVATAHKEAGGVAYSVAVWETIRGLAVSALDDTATPATVLPTIPDLAGLGREHDADFGTTQAAKAFSDVLTSYDWPRSHVPFDARLTQSVNAGLGLMAAISDGAGIAVDTEVDHNYLGQALMSRIPRVLWYRVAITGKIREMSRAASVSVADLGLLKSQIALFQEASGGALDVLQVAKAHSTDGRIDALSAQISAFADAVPRLVGEAEAVTTAFETAASPQSVDITRFMEATKAQSQASQALWHGGADTLVTMLADHASGLRSALFTTLGVVLLAMAIALAASIFFSLQITRGVGRMINYMRRITEGDYEFEVDGTDRQDEIGTIAGAVSIFQKNGKQIAELTANYKGQADAIRLSQSVLELALDGTVTDANDIFCKIFGYTIDEIRGKPAAMFADAASRESAEYKLMWDGLQRGEHVAGQYKRIGKGGREVWLEVSFNPIIGLDGKPFKIVQIATDITARRLQSADFEGQISAISKAQAVIEFSLDGKVVDANENFLNTLGYTLAEIKGQHHSIFVDPTYRASVDYRMFWEKLGRGEYDANQYKRIGKGGREVWIQASYNPILDMNGKPFKVVKYATDITEQVRSADALQAAVRESKEVIEAARGNDLTRRVPLEGKTGEIANLCEGINTLLDTMSTVVADMMEAATTISNAVAEISSGTTDLSQRTEQQASNLEETAASMEEMAATVKQNADNAQQANQLAASARSTATDGGEVVGKAVGAMSRIETSSQKISDIISVIDEIAFQTNLLALNAAVEAARAGDAGKGFAVVASEVRSLAQRSSGAAKDIKALIVESGAQVKDGVKLVNDAGTALTDIVGSIKKVADIVSDIAAASREQSAGVEEINKAVTQMDEMTQQNSALVEENASATRMLQEQAEAMHGRMSAFRLDDTAQPVRAAVAGDRRDTRPAGKTAPRPAQPKKVAAAGGRNAQRLQSDLHAAFESDADWKEF